The following coding sequences are from one Gadus morhua chromosome 10, gadMor3.0, whole genome shotgun sequence window:
- the brd8b gene encoding bromodomain-containing protein 8 isoform X2 codes for MASGVGKHKILNVGPTEAWSVREKLCLASSVMRSGDQNWVSVSRAIKPFSETGRPPDWFSQKHCASQYSELLEATEAPKRKRGEKGEVVETIEDVIVRRLTAERIEELKKLLRDTQEQYRKLKKDVDLIQTGHMDVQLKELWTDMTLKKKQDEDEAEQKRKATENAFQARQAMKNTPKRVPSVTVRSPLGASPPGLEPPAEPAAPAPPTDPSPTPTSTPISVGPSSEDTGSHHTSQGVGVFLPVSEPPGVGPKDGSLGPLVDDSPQKRCLTQKATPPPSPLLSELLKKGNLISASPRLVAEGDLTASLSNGVQTATATVPMPTSLHDITAEGEAEAGVKAELGAEPGLVEEDLVAVSYMGDELDLETVGGIIAIIEEKVDDSVEALDAAAVEEALSLCEEADSGSHPLPGPWETQTQDSEPGSPVLGPLQGSEQEPPGPAVAPAVSPGPARAETPVPPEPAGDQQLPAGREGPEAAGNDEVTSSMASDDCTMGGEAGDGEGPGGEKEEPEVVVKSEGEEWSQQEVNPPCLDSEDSSVSGKESKEVKEEDPGSEAEESMELKEECGEGEGPYLSEVERAASESEDGYGPSSQRYTTADSLASSPASSSQFSTCGEDQEAVQAQKIWKKAIMLVWRAAANHRYASVFLQPVSDDIAPGYHSIVHRPMDLSAIKKNIEAGVIRTTAEFQRDIMLMFQNAVMYNSSDHDVYHMALEMQRDVLEHVQQFLATQLIMQTSESAISTKSLRGREGGRKPGEPAEKRTVRSSSTRAQTNGRMDGGTRGRRSAMEADLKMKK; via the exons ATGGCGAGCGGAGTCGGTA AACACAAAATCCTGAACGTGGGTCCGACGGAGGCATGGTCGGTCAGGGAGAAGCTCTGCCTGGCCTCCTCCGTCATGAGGAGTGGCGACCAGAACTG GGTGTCGGTGAGCAGAGCCATCAAGCCTTTCTCAGAGACCGGACGGCCTCCCGACTGGTTTTCCCAGAAG CACTGTGCCTCTCAAtactctgagctgctggaaGCCACAGAAGCCCCCAA gcgtAAGCGCGGCGAGAAAGGCGAGGTGGTGGAAACCATCGAGGATGTGATCGTACGCAGACTGACGGCCGAGAGGATAGAAGAGCTGAAGAAACTACTGCGAGACACACAGGAACAGTATAg GAAGTTGAAAAAGGACGTGGACCTGATCCAGACGGGCCACATGGACGTCCAGCTGAAGGAGCTGTGGACCGACATGACGCT AAAGAAGAAACAAGACGAAGACGAGGCAGAGCAGAAGAGAAAAGCCACTGAGAATGCTTTTCAGG cTCGCCAGGCCATGAAGAACACCCCTAAACGGGTGCCCAGCGTTACGGTGCGCTCTCCGCTGGGTGCCAGCCCCCCCGGCCTGGAGCCACCGGCAGAACCCGCCGCACCCGCGCCCCCCACGGACCCCAGCCCCACCCCAACTTCCACCCCCATCTCCGTCGGCCCCTCCTCCGAGGACACGGGCAGCCACCACACT TCCCAGGGAGTCGGAGTGTTCCTGCCCGTCTCAGAGCCCCCGGGGGTCGGGCCTAAAGACGGAAGCCTGGGCCCTCTGGTAGACGACTCCCCGCAAAAGAGGTGCCTCACCCAGAAGGCCACGCCgccaccctcccccctgctctctgaGCTGCTCAAGAAGGGCAACCTCATCTCCGCCAGCCCCCGCCTG GTAGCGGAGGGCGACCTGACAGCCAGCCTGTCCAATGGAGTGCAGACAGCCACGGCGACTGTTCCCATGCCAACCAGCCTGCATGACATCACCGCCG agggggaggcggaggccGGGGTGAAGGCGGAGCTGGGGGCAGAGCCgggcctggtggaggaggacctgGTGGCCGTGTCCTACATGGGGGACGAGCTGGACCTGGAGACGGTGGGGGGCATCATCGCCATCATCGAGGAGAAG gtggaTGACTCCGTGGAGGCGTTGGacgcggcggcggtggaggaggcgCTCTCCCTCTGCGAGGAGGCCGACTCCGGGTCCCACCCGCTACCGGGCCCCTGGGAGACCCAGACCCAGGACTCTGAGCCCGGGAGCCCCGTCCTGGGCCCCCTCCAAGGGTCCGAGCAGGAGCCCCCGGGGCCGGCCGTGGCCCCGGCCGTCTCCCCGGGCCCCGCCCGCGCCGAGACCCCCGTTCCGCCGGAGCCGGCGGGGGACCAGCAGCTCCCGGCCGGCAGGGAGGGGCCGGAGGCGGCGGGGAACGATGAGGTCACTTCCTCCATGGCCTCTGACGACTGCACCATGGGGGGCGAggcgggggacggggaggggccggggggggagaaggaggagcccgaggtggtggtgaagagcgagggggaggagtggagcCAGCAGGAGGTCAACCCGCCCTGTCTGG ACTCTGAGGACAGCTCTGTGTCGGGGAAAGAGTCAAAG gaggtgaaggaggaggacccGGGCAGCGAGGCGGAAGAGAGcatggagctgaaggaggagtgtggcgagggggaggggccctACCTGTCGGAGGTAGAGCGGGCGGCCAGCGAGAGCGAGGACGGCTACGGCCCCTCCTCCCAGCGCTACACCACGGCCGACTCGCTGGCCAGCAGCCCCGCCTCGTCCTCTCAGTT CTCTACGTGCGGGGAGGACCAGGAGGCCGTCCAGGCCCAGAAGATCTGGAAGAAGGCCATCATGTTGGTGTGGAGggcggcggccaatcacag gtACGCCAGCGTGTTCCTGCAACCCGTGTCAGATGACATCGCCCCGGGGTATCATAGCATAGTGCACAG GCCCATGGACCTATCGGCCATCAAGAAGAACATCGAGGCGGGGGTGATCCGCACCACGGCTGAGTTCCAGCGCGACATCATGCTGATGTTCCAGAACGCCGTCATGTACAACTCGTCGGACCATGACGTGTACCACATGGCGCTGGAGATGCAGCGCGACGTGCTGGAGCACGTGCAGCAGTTCCTCGCCACGCAGCTCATCATGCAGACCTCGGAGAGCGCCATCTCCACCAAGAGCCTGCGGGGCCGCGAGGGCGGCCGCAAGCCCGGGGAGCCCGCCGAGAAG CGTACTGTACGTAGCAGCAGCACACGGGCACAGACAAATGGACGTATG GACGGGGGCACCAGGGGCCGCCGCAGCGCCATGGAGGCTGACCTCAAGATGAAGAAGTAG
- the brd8b gene encoding bromodomain-containing protein 8 isoform X3 gives MASGVGKHKILNVGPTEAWSVREKLCLASSVMRSGDQNWVSVSRAIKPFSETGRPPDWFSQKHCASQYSELLEATEAPKRKRGEKGEVVETIEDVIVRRLTAERIEELKKLLRDTQEQYRKLKKDVDLIQTGHMDVQLKELWTDMTLKKKQDEDEAEQKRKATENAFQARQAMKNTPKRVPSVTVRSPLGASPPGLEPPAEPAAPAPPTDPSPTPTSTPISVGPSSEDTGSHHTSQGVGVFLPVSEPPGVGPKDGSLGPLVDDSPQKRCLTQKATPPPSPLLSELLKKGNLISASPRLVAEGDLTASLSNGVQTATATVPMPTSLHDITAEGEAEAGVKAELGAEPGLVEEDLVAVSYMGDELDLETVGGIIAIIEEKVDDSVEALDAAAVEEALSLCEEADSGSHPLPGPWETQTQDSEPGSPVLGPLQGSEQEPPGPAVAPAVSPGPARAETPVPPEPAGDQQLPAGREGPEAAGNDEVTSSMASDDCTMGGEAGDGEGPGGEKEEPEVVVKSEGEEWSQQEVNPPCLDSEDSSVSGKESKEVKEEDPGSEAEESMELKEECGEGEGPYLSEVERAASESEDGYGPSSQRYTTADSLASSPASSSQFSTCGEDQEAVQAQKIWKKAIMLVWRAAANHRYASVFLQPVSDDIAPGYHSIVHRPMDLSAIKKNIEAGVIRTTAEFQRDIMLMFQNAVMYNSSDHDVYHMALEMQRDVLEHVQQFLATQLIMQTSESAISTKSLRGREGGRKPGEPAEKDSVPMASPAFLLSLFDGGTRGRRSAMEADLKMKK, from the exons ATGGCGAGCGGAGTCGGTA AACACAAAATCCTGAACGTGGGTCCGACGGAGGCATGGTCGGTCAGGGAGAAGCTCTGCCTGGCCTCCTCCGTCATGAGGAGTGGCGACCAGAACTG GGTGTCGGTGAGCAGAGCCATCAAGCCTTTCTCAGAGACCGGACGGCCTCCCGACTGGTTTTCCCAGAAG CACTGTGCCTCTCAAtactctgagctgctggaaGCCACAGAAGCCCCCAA gcgtAAGCGCGGCGAGAAAGGCGAGGTGGTGGAAACCATCGAGGATGTGATCGTACGCAGACTGACGGCCGAGAGGATAGAAGAGCTGAAGAAACTACTGCGAGACACACAGGAACAGTATAg GAAGTTGAAAAAGGACGTGGACCTGATCCAGACGGGCCACATGGACGTCCAGCTGAAGGAGCTGTGGACCGACATGACGCT AAAGAAGAAACAAGACGAAGACGAGGCAGAGCAGAAGAGAAAAGCCACTGAGAATGCTTTTCAGG cTCGCCAGGCCATGAAGAACACCCCTAAACGGGTGCCCAGCGTTACGGTGCGCTCTCCGCTGGGTGCCAGCCCCCCCGGCCTGGAGCCACCGGCAGAACCCGCCGCACCCGCGCCCCCCACGGACCCCAGCCCCACCCCAACTTCCACCCCCATCTCCGTCGGCCCCTCCTCCGAGGACACGGGCAGCCACCACACT TCCCAGGGAGTCGGAGTGTTCCTGCCCGTCTCAGAGCCCCCGGGGGTCGGGCCTAAAGACGGAAGCCTGGGCCCTCTGGTAGACGACTCCCCGCAAAAGAGGTGCCTCACCCAGAAGGCCACGCCgccaccctcccccctgctctctgaGCTGCTCAAGAAGGGCAACCTCATCTCCGCCAGCCCCCGCCTG GTAGCGGAGGGCGACCTGACAGCCAGCCTGTCCAATGGAGTGCAGACAGCCACGGCGACTGTTCCCATGCCAACCAGCCTGCATGACATCACCGCCG agggggaggcggaggccGGGGTGAAGGCGGAGCTGGGGGCAGAGCCgggcctggtggaggaggacctgGTGGCCGTGTCCTACATGGGGGACGAGCTGGACCTGGAGACGGTGGGGGGCATCATCGCCATCATCGAGGAGAAG gtggaTGACTCCGTGGAGGCGTTGGacgcggcggcggtggaggaggcgCTCTCCCTCTGCGAGGAGGCCGACTCCGGGTCCCACCCGCTACCGGGCCCCTGGGAGACCCAGACCCAGGACTCTGAGCCCGGGAGCCCCGTCCTGGGCCCCCTCCAAGGGTCCGAGCAGGAGCCCCCGGGGCCGGCCGTGGCCCCGGCCGTCTCCCCGGGCCCCGCCCGCGCCGAGACCCCCGTTCCGCCGGAGCCGGCGGGGGACCAGCAGCTCCCGGCCGGCAGGGAGGGGCCGGAGGCGGCGGGGAACGATGAGGTCACTTCCTCCATGGCCTCTGACGACTGCACCATGGGGGGCGAggcgggggacggggaggggccggggggggagaaggaggagcccgaggtggtggtgaagagcgagggggaggagtggagcCAGCAGGAGGTCAACCCGCCCTGTCTGG ACTCTGAGGACAGCTCTGTGTCGGGGAAAGAGTCAAAG gaggtgaaggaggaggacccGGGCAGCGAGGCGGAAGAGAGcatggagctgaaggaggagtgtggcgagggggaggggccctACCTGTCGGAGGTAGAGCGGGCGGCCAGCGAGAGCGAGGACGGCTACGGCCCCTCCTCCCAGCGCTACACCACGGCCGACTCGCTGGCCAGCAGCCCCGCCTCGTCCTCTCAGTT CTCTACGTGCGGGGAGGACCAGGAGGCCGTCCAGGCCCAGAAGATCTGGAAGAAGGCCATCATGTTGGTGTGGAGggcggcggccaatcacag gtACGCCAGCGTGTTCCTGCAACCCGTGTCAGATGACATCGCCCCGGGGTATCATAGCATAGTGCACAG GCCCATGGACCTATCGGCCATCAAGAAGAACATCGAGGCGGGGGTGATCCGCACCACGGCTGAGTTCCAGCGCGACATCATGCTGATGTTCCAGAACGCCGTCATGTACAACTCGTCGGACCATGACGTGTACCACATGGCGCTGGAGATGCAGCGCGACGTGCTGGAGCACGTGCAGCAGTTCCTCGCCACGCAGCTCATCATGCAGACCTCGGAGAGCGCCATCTCCACCAAGAGCCTGCGGGGCCGCGAGGGCGGCCGCAAGCCCGGGGAGCCCGCCGAGAAG GACAGTGTCCCAATGGCCTCACctgctttccttctctctctcttt GACGGGGGCACCAGGGGCCGCCGCAGCGCCATGGAGGCTGACCTCAAGATGAAGAAGTAG
- the brd8b gene encoding bromodomain-containing protein 8 isoform X4 has translation MASGVGKHKILNVGPTEAWSVREKLCLASSVMRSGDQNWVSVSRAIKPFSETGRPPDWFSQKHCASQYSELLEATEAPKRKRGEKGEVVETIEDVIVRRLTAERIEELKKLLRDTQEQYRKLKKDVDLIQTGHMDVQLKELWTDMTLKKKQDEDEAEQKRKATENAFQARQAMKNTPKRVPSVTVRSPLGASPPGLEPPAEPAAPAPPTDPSPTPTSTPISVGPSSEDTGSHHTSQGVGVFLPVSEPPGVGPKDGSLGPLVDDSPQKRCLTQKATPPPSPLLSELLKKGNLISASPRLVAEGDLTASLSNGVQTATATVPMPTSLHDITAEGEAEAGVKAELGAEPGLVEEDLVAVSYMGDELDLETVGGIIAIIEEKVDDSVEALDAAAVEEALSLCEEADSGSHPLPGPWETQTQDSEPGSPVLGPLQGSEQEPPGPAVAPAVSPGPARAETPVPPEPAGDQQLPAGREGPEAAGNDEVTSSMASDDCTMGGEAGDGEGPGGEKEEPEVVVKSEGEEWSQQEVNPPCLDSEDSSVSGKESKEVKEEDPGSEAEESMELKEECGEGEGPYLSEVERAASESEDGYGPSSQRYTTADSLASSPASSSQFSTCGEDQEAVQAQKIWKKAIMLVWRAAANHRYASVFLQPVSDDIAPGYHSIVHRPMDLSAIKKNIEAGVIRTTAEFQRDIMLMFQNAVMYNSSDHDVYHMALEMQRDVLEHVQQFLATQLIMQTSESAISTKSLRGREGGRKPGEPAEKDGGTRGRRSAMEADLKMKK, from the exons ATGGCGAGCGGAGTCGGTA AACACAAAATCCTGAACGTGGGTCCGACGGAGGCATGGTCGGTCAGGGAGAAGCTCTGCCTGGCCTCCTCCGTCATGAGGAGTGGCGACCAGAACTG GGTGTCGGTGAGCAGAGCCATCAAGCCTTTCTCAGAGACCGGACGGCCTCCCGACTGGTTTTCCCAGAAG CACTGTGCCTCTCAAtactctgagctgctggaaGCCACAGAAGCCCCCAA gcgtAAGCGCGGCGAGAAAGGCGAGGTGGTGGAAACCATCGAGGATGTGATCGTACGCAGACTGACGGCCGAGAGGATAGAAGAGCTGAAGAAACTACTGCGAGACACACAGGAACAGTATAg GAAGTTGAAAAAGGACGTGGACCTGATCCAGACGGGCCACATGGACGTCCAGCTGAAGGAGCTGTGGACCGACATGACGCT AAAGAAGAAACAAGACGAAGACGAGGCAGAGCAGAAGAGAAAAGCCACTGAGAATGCTTTTCAGG cTCGCCAGGCCATGAAGAACACCCCTAAACGGGTGCCCAGCGTTACGGTGCGCTCTCCGCTGGGTGCCAGCCCCCCCGGCCTGGAGCCACCGGCAGAACCCGCCGCACCCGCGCCCCCCACGGACCCCAGCCCCACCCCAACTTCCACCCCCATCTCCGTCGGCCCCTCCTCCGAGGACACGGGCAGCCACCACACT TCCCAGGGAGTCGGAGTGTTCCTGCCCGTCTCAGAGCCCCCGGGGGTCGGGCCTAAAGACGGAAGCCTGGGCCCTCTGGTAGACGACTCCCCGCAAAAGAGGTGCCTCACCCAGAAGGCCACGCCgccaccctcccccctgctctctgaGCTGCTCAAGAAGGGCAACCTCATCTCCGCCAGCCCCCGCCTG GTAGCGGAGGGCGACCTGACAGCCAGCCTGTCCAATGGAGTGCAGACAGCCACGGCGACTGTTCCCATGCCAACCAGCCTGCATGACATCACCGCCG agggggaggcggaggccGGGGTGAAGGCGGAGCTGGGGGCAGAGCCgggcctggtggaggaggacctgGTGGCCGTGTCCTACATGGGGGACGAGCTGGACCTGGAGACGGTGGGGGGCATCATCGCCATCATCGAGGAGAAG gtggaTGACTCCGTGGAGGCGTTGGacgcggcggcggtggaggaggcgCTCTCCCTCTGCGAGGAGGCCGACTCCGGGTCCCACCCGCTACCGGGCCCCTGGGAGACCCAGACCCAGGACTCTGAGCCCGGGAGCCCCGTCCTGGGCCCCCTCCAAGGGTCCGAGCAGGAGCCCCCGGGGCCGGCCGTGGCCCCGGCCGTCTCCCCGGGCCCCGCCCGCGCCGAGACCCCCGTTCCGCCGGAGCCGGCGGGGGACCAGCAGCTCCCGGCCGGCAGGGAGGGGCCGGAGGCGGCGGGGAACGATGAGGTCACTTCCTCCATGGCCTCTGACGACTGCACCATGGGGGGCGAggcgggggacggggaggggccggggggggagaaggaggagcccgaggtggtggtgaagagcgagggggaggagtggagcCAGCAGGAGGTCAACCCGCCCTGTCTGG ACTCTGAGGACAGCTCTGTGTCGGGGAAAGAGTCAAAG gaggtgaaggaggaggacccGGGCAGCGAGGCGGAAGAGAGcatggagctgaaggaggagtgtggcgagggggaggggccctACCTGTCGGAGGTAGAGCGGGCGGCCAGCGAGAGCGAGGACGGCTACGGCCCCTCCTCCCAGCGCTACACCACGGCCGACTCGCTGGCCAGCAGCCCCGCCTCGTCCTCTCAGTT CTCTACGTGCGGGGAGGACCAGGAGGCCGTCCAGGCCCAGAAGATCTGGAAGAAGGCCATCATGTTGGTGTGGAGggcggcggccaatcacag gtACGCCAGCGTGTTCCTGCAACCCGTGTCAGATGACATCGCCCCGGGGTATCATAGCATAGTGCACAG GCCCATGGACCTATCGGCCATCAAGAAGAACATCGAGGCGGGGGTGATCCGCACCACGGCTGAGTTCCAGCGCGACATCATGCTGATGTTCCAGAACGCCGTCATGTACAACTCGTCGGACCATGACGTGTACCACATGGCGCTGGAGATGCAGCGCGACGTGCTGGAGCACGTGCAGCAGTTCCTCGCCACGCAGCTCATCATGCAGACCTCGGAGAGCGCCATCTCCACCAAGAGCCTGCGGGGCCGCGAGGGCGGCCGCAAGCCCGGGGAGCCCGCCGAGAAG GACGGGGGCACCAGGGGCCGCCGCAGCGCCATGGAGGCTGACCTCAAGATGAAGAAGTAG
- the brd8b gene encoding bromodomain-containing protein 8 isoform X1, translated as MASGVGKHKILNVGPTEAWSVREKLCLASSVMRSGDQNWVSVSRAIKPFSETGRPPDWFSQKHCASQYSELLEATEAPKRKRGEKGEVVETIEDVIVRRLTAERIEELKKLLRDTQEQYRKLKKDVDLIQTGHMDVQLKELWTDMTLKKKQDEDEAEQKRKATENAFQARQAMKNTPKRVPSVTVRSPLGASPPGLEPPAEPAAPAPPTDPSPTPTSTPISVGPSSEDTGSHHTSQGVGVFLPVSEPPGVGPKDGSLGPLVDDSPQKRCLTQKATPPPSPLLSELLKKGNLISASPRLVAEGDLTASLSNGVQTATATVPMPTSLHDITAEGEAEAGVKAELGAEPGLVEEDLVAVSYMGDELDLETVGGIIAIIEEKVDDSVEALDAAAVEEALSLCEEADSGSHPLPGPWETQTQDSEPGSPVLGPLQGSEQEPPGPAVAPAVSPGPARAETPVPPEPAGDQQLPAGREGPEAAGNDEVTSSMASDDCTMGGEAGDGEGPGGEKEEPEVVVKSEGEEWSQQEVNPPCLDSEDSSVSGKESKEVKEEDPGSEAEESMELKEECGEGEGPYLSEVERAASESEDGYGPSSQRYTTADSLASSPASSSQFSTCGEDQEAVQAQKIWKKAIMLVWRAAANHRYASVFLQPVSDDIAPGYHSIVHRPMDLSAIKKNIEAGVIRTTAEFQRDIMLMFQNAVMYNSSDHDVYHMALEMQRDVLEHVQQFLATQLIMQTSESAISTKSLRGREGGRKPGEPAEKDSVPMASPAFLLSLFVSIQVPFYLDSHLAQATPIPPISPISPHSPTNSQNRIC; from the exons ATGGCGAGCGGAGTCGGTA AACACAAAATCCTGAACGTGGGTCCGACGGAGGCATGGTCGGTCAGGGAGAAGCTCTGCCTGGCCTCCTCCGTCATGAGGAGTGGCGACCAGAACTG GGTGTCGGTGAGCAGAGCCATCAAGCCTTTCTCAGAGACCGGACGGCCTCCCGACTGGTTTTCCCAGAAG CACTGTGCCTCTCAAtactctgagctgctggaaGCCACAGAAGCCCCCAA gcgtAAGCGCGGCGAGAAAGGCGAGGTGGTGGAAACCATCGAGGATGTGATCGTACGCAGACTGACGGCCGAGAGGATAGAAGAGCTGAAGAAACTACTGCGAGACACACAGGAACAGTATAg GAAGTTGAAAAAGGACGTGGACCTGATCCAGACGGGCCACATGGACGTCCAGCTGAAGGAGCTGTGGACCGACATGACGCT AAAGAAGAAACAAGACGAAGACGAGGCAGAGCAGAAGAGAAAAGCCACTGAGAATGCTTTTCAGG cTCGCCAGGCCATGAAGAACACCCCTAAACGGGTGCCCAGCGTTACGGTGCGCTCTCCGCTGGGTGCCAGCCCCCCCGGCCTGGAGCCACCGGCAGAACCCGCCGCACCCGCGCCCCCCACGGACCCCAGCCCCACCCCAACTTCCACCCCCATCTCCGTCGGCCCCTCCTCCGAGGACACGGGCAGCCACCACACT TCCCAGGGAGTCGGAGTGTTCCTGCCCGTCTCAGAGCCCCCGGGGGTCGGGCCTAAAGACGGAAGCCTGGGCCCTCTGGTAGACGACTCCCCGCAAAAGAGGTGCCTCACCCAGAAGGCCACGCCgccaccctcccccctgctctctgaGCTGCTCAAGAAGGGCAACCTCATCTCCGCCAGCCCCCGCCTG GTAGCGGAGGGCGACCTGACAGCCAGCCTGTCCAATGGAGTGCAGACAGCCACGGCGACTGTTCCCATGCCAACCAGCCTGCATGACATCACCGCCG agggggaggcggaggccGGGGTGAAGGCGGAGCTGGGGGCAGAGCCgggcctggtggaggaggacctgGTGGCCGTGTCCTACATGGGGGACGAGCTGGACCTGGAGACGGTGGGGGGCATCATCGCCATCATCGAGGAGAAG gtggaTGACTCCGTGGAGGCGTTGGacgcggcggcggtggaggaggcgCTCTCCCTCTGCGAGGAGGCCGACTCCGGGTCCCACCCGCTACCGGGCCCCTGGGAGACCCAGACCCAGGACTCTGAGCCCGGGAGCCCCGTCCTGGGCCCCCTCCAAGGGTCCGAGCAGGAGCCCCCGGGGCCGGCCGTGGCCCCGGCCGTCTCCCCGGGCCCCGCCCGCGCCGAGACCCCCGTTCCGCCGGAGCCGGCGGGGGACCAGCAGCTCCCGGCCGGCAGGGAGGGGCCGGAGGCGGCGGGGAACGATGAGGTCACTTCCTCCATGGCCTCTGACGACTGCACCATGGGGGGCGAggcgggggacggggaggggccggggggggagaaggaggagcccgaggtggtggtgaagagcgagggggaggagtggagcCAGCAGGAGGTCAACCCGCCCTGTCTGG ACTCTGAGGACAGCTCTGTGTCGGGGAAAGAGTCAAAG gaggtgaaggaggaggacccGGGCAGCGAGGCGGAAGAGAGcatggagctgaaggaggagtgtggcgagggggaggggccctACCTGTCGGAGGTAGAGCGGGCGGCCAGCGAGAGCGAGGACGGCTACGGCCCCTCCTCCCAGCGCTACACCACGGCCGACTCGCTGGCCAGCAGCCCCGCCTCGTCCTCTCAGTT CTCTACGTGCGGGGAGGACCAGGAGGCCGTCCAGGCCCAGAAGATCTGGAAGAAGGCCATCATGTTGGTGTGGAGggcggcggccaatcacag gtACGCCAGCGTGTTCCTGCAACCCGTGTCAGATGACATCGCCCCGGGGTATCATAGCATAGTGCACAG GCCCATGGACCTATCGGCCATCAAGAAGAACATCGAGGCGGGGGTGATCCGCACCACGGCTGAGTTCCAGCGCGACATCATGCTGATGTTCCAGAACGCCGTCATGTACAACTCGTCGGACCATGACGTGTACCACATGGCGCTGGAGATGCAGCGCGACGTGCTGGAGCACGTGCAGCAGTTCCTCGCCACGCAGCTCATCATGCAGACCTCGGAGAGCGCCATCTCCACCAAGAGCCTGCGGGGCCGCGAGGGCGGCCGCAAGCCCGGGGAGCCCGCCGAGAAG GACAGTGTCCCAATGGCCTCACctgctttccttctctctctctttgtaagtATTCAGGTCCCCTTCTATCTTGACTCTCACCTGGCGCAGGCCACGCCAATCCCCCCCATCTCACCAATCTCACCCCATTCACCCACCAACTCCCAAAACAGGATCTgctaa
- the LOC115552332 gene encoding DNA damage-inducible transcript 4-like protein, whose amino-acid sequence MSYTTALAIGHGGPMPSSEQESVLKMIGKYLFPFTSNKATSLADRRGSVESCDEIENSPKADMDLGPEDEERLLQRSMVGQIERCLSEAKRSVLRCQVLLLPRRMTAKVAGDVERSSAGEPCGLRGAFIMVYLEEEEKGRKDGPVLKPLGVIRPDPNVTPTFELSVVLKADRDGWSPLRRVLVGEEVLKLRPDYRLVKRKLYSSENPVVHCFY is encoded by the exons AGGAGAGCGTCTTGAAGATGATCGGAAAGTATTTATTTCCATTCACGTCTAACAAAGCGACGAGTTTGGCCGATCGCCGGGGAAGCGTCGAGAGCTGCGATGAAATCGAAAACTCGCCAA AAGCCGACATGGACCTTGGTccggaggacgaggagaggctCCTCCAGCGGAGCATGGTGGGGCAGATCGAGCGGTGCCTCTCGGAGGCCAAGCGCTCCGTCCTCCGCTgccaggtgctgctgctgccccgcCGGATGACCGCCAAGGTGGCCGGCGACGTGGAGCGCTCCTCTGCCGGGGAGCCGTGCGGGCTGCGGGGGGCCTTCATCATGGtctacctggaggaggaggagaaggggcgcAAAGACGGGCCGGTGCTGAAGCCACTGGGGGTCATCCGGCCGGACCCCAACGTCACCCCGACCTTCGAGCTCTCCGTGGTGCTCAAGGCGGACCGCGACGGCTGGTCGCCGCTCCGACGCGTACTCGTAGGGGAGGAGGTGTTGAAGCTGAGGCCCGATTACCGACTGGTGAAGAGGAAGCTGTACTCCTCTGAGAACCCGGTCGTTCACTGTTTCTACTGA